gtaaaacattttaaatttttcaaatacTTGCCTGCAAATTTATGCAGTTCCGCAGATCTTTGCTGGTAGATGACGTGTTCAGCTTGCTGAAATCTTCCAAGGTACAATCTCTGATGATTCGAAGGCTGTCCTCAACATCTTCCTTTGGATAACCTCTGTACACTGTGAATGCAGAGCCTTTCAGCTTCATTCGACTGAAGCGGTCATTTACCTTCTCGATAACAGGCGACATGCTCTCTGTGAATGCTGTTTTGAGGTCAGCTTTGTTAACAGCAACATTTCTGATGGCGTTAAGCGATGACTTGTGCTTAATCAAGTCCTCATATTTCTTTGGCATTTCCTTTCTCTCCAATGCAGTATGTTGCAAAGCCAAATTCAGGATAGACATACATCGTTCAGCAGGATTTGTCCAGCTATGATTCGGAGCAGTTCTAATGGCAACTAACATGTCCAGATCGAGTTGCATGAACATTTCCAACAGAGAGGTTTTCACCGTCTCATATGTCACTCTGTGATCTGGACCTCCATCTGTCATAATACAGAGAATTGGTGTTGCTAAATCAATCTGATCATCAGAATGGTGATCCCGCAAGATCCTGGTGACCTCTGATGCATGTCGAAAGGGAGATGATGCTTCAAACACTTTGTCTTTCGTGGTGACATATACATGCCCTTGGAAGAAGCTGTCATTTGGGTTCTTGGGAATATCTGTCACAAGAGTTACAGATGGAACCAATCCTGCTATGTGAAAGTCGTGGTCTGCTGCCACTAACGACACATCGGTGGCAGGTGCCATAACTTTGTTATGACCTCTTACTCCTGTGGAAATTGGGACACCAGGCTCGCCAACTGGAACAACTGCTTTGTCATCAAGACAAATAAATGTAGTACATCCCCGATATCTCACACAGAACTCCTTCAGATACCTAAAAAGTGTTGCTACATATCTGCCATCTTTGTGGTGCACACGTGCCATCCTAGTCTGTACTCGGAATTTTACATTGAATCTACTTGTGTACTTCAATGCGGTTCTTTGGAAAGGATTTCCTGGAGTAAACTGTAACCTAATCGTTTCAGAACTTGGAATGGGAACCCCATCTGGAAGATCTTTCACCACTTGTTCTTTTAAATCTTCAACAGAAATTGCCAATGGCAAATACAGTTCATTTCCATGACGTCTGTCATGCACTTGGAGCAACTGTTTATCAAAGTAATCTCCCATTGCAGCAAAAAACTCTCCAAAATGAGTATCAACATCTTTTCCGTTTAATGCGCGATAGTCAAGGAGCAGTTCTGGATCATCTCCTGTTAGCAAGATGTCTGCAATGCGTTCATCCACTTGTCGCTGTGCGTCAGTTTCTGATACTGTTTCTGTTTGTGTCAGTTCATGATACATGTGGCGCAGAATAGACTTAGGAGTTTTCACATACTGGCtgtatttattgatgaaatcaCGTCTCATTGAACGTGTGGAAAATTTTGGCAGCAGTTCTGTTATTTTCGAAATGGCATTAGAATTGCCGGTACAGCGCTCTGGTGAATCATCAATGGGAACACTCCAAACAAAATTCAAAGTCCCAATACTCCCTCCATATGACATCCTGAAAAGCATAATTGGAACAGATAACCTCAAGTCTTTGATATATTTCCTTCTCTTTTCTTTGTCACATGGCGAGAAATTTTCAAGATCGACCACTTCATAATGCTTTAATTTGCAAACATGATCATCAAGCTTTGAAAATTGTTCATCAACTGCAGGTTTGGGGGCAATAAATTGGGAAGTTGAGTCCTCTGACACTGTACGTGCTGGCTCTTGTCTAACCTGGTACACAGTTTTGTGTCTAAAGTTGTCATCTGCCAAGCGACTCTTGTACTTTGTCAAACATGCCAGGAGAGCTTCAATGTGAGTTGCCAATTTTTTGTGGCTTTGTGTAGACATAGACGGAAACGATAAACATTTTGAAAGGTCTGCGCAAATGACTTCAAGTTTTTCTTGTGTTAATAACGGGGCCTTGTGACGAAGTTTTGTGAACTGGTTATAACCAGAGAATTGTTTAAACACAGTTGGAAGCACACATCCGTTTTGTTCTAATTTCTCCTGACAATGGTCAATTGCCCAAAGGGCGTTTGAAAGCTTTCCCATCACAGTTTCTCCAGTGCCCTGCTGGTCCCGATACCACCCGTCGTCGAATCCTGAAGTCCAATCCATAACATCACCTTTCAACCTTTGTGGTCCGGTCAGTTTACCCTTGATATGGTCCTCGGGTTTTGCGGGAAGACTTTTTGTGGCATTTGATTTCATCAATATTGAAAATGCATTGTTTCTACATTGGTTTGTCGTCCCATACGATTTCAAAACTGACCCGTCAGAATCGTGTAGAGTAAACTCTACATATCTACATTTAAAGTCATCACAAACGTTTAGACCCATACCTTTGTCGGATATTTCTATCTTGTCCTTTTTTGTTTGAGTGGAATAGATCGCTATTTTTTCCAGGTCGTCATACTCCGAGGGGCACGTGTTTGATGTTGTATTTCCAAGGTGGTAGTTAATACTGCGAATAAAAAGGTCATAAAACGTTTCATTGTTCTCCGCTTCGATCGCTGTATTTAACATTAGATCCGGATtcggattttacaacttaccatcagtccatgttttttttatgatttttacgtaccagaaaccccaagctatctatttaaaagtatgGGACActagcgagaa
This is a stretch of genomic DNA from Pecten maximus unplaced genomic scaffold, xPecMax1.1, whole genome shotgun sequence. It encodes these proteins:
- the LOC117321260 gene encoding uncharacterized protein LOC117321260, producing MLNTAIEAENNETFYDLFIRSINYHLGNTTSNTCPSEYDDLEKIAIYSTQTKKDKIEISDKGMGLNVCDDFKCRYVEFTLHDSDGSVLKSYGTTNQCRNNAFSILMKSNATKSLPAKPEDHIKGKLTGPQRLKGDVMDWTSGFDDGWYRDQQGTGETVMGKLSNALWAIDHCQEKLEQNGCVLPTVFKQFSGYNQFTKLRHKAPLLTQEKLEVICADLSKCLSFPSMSTQSHKKLATHIEALLACLTKYKSRLADDNFRHKTVYQVRQEPARTVSEDSTSQFIAPKPAVDEQFSKLDDHVCKLKHYEVVDLENFSPCDKEKRRKYIKDLRLSVPIMLFRMSYGGSIGTLNFVWSVPIDDSPERCTGNSNAISKITELLPKFSTRSMRRDFINKYSQYVKTPKSILRHMYHELTQTETVSETDAQRQVDERIADILLTGDDPELLLDYRALNGKDVDTHFGEFFAAMGDYFDKQLLQVHDRRHGNELYLPLAISVEDLKEQVVKDLPDGVPIPSSETIRLQFTPGNPFQRTALKYTSRFNVKFRVQTRMARVHHKDGRYVATLFRYLKEFCVRYRGCTTFICLDDKAVVPVGEPGVPISTGVRGHNKVMAPATDVSLVAADHDFHIAGLVPSVTLVTDIPKNPNDSFFQGHVYVTTKDKVFEASSPFRHASEVTRILRDHHSDDQIDLATPILCIMTDGGPDHRVTYETVKTSLLEMFMQLDLDMLVAIRTAPNHSWTNPAERCMSILNLALQHTALERKEMPKKYEDLIKHKSSLNAIRNVAVNKADLKTAFTESMSPVIEKVNDRFSRMKLKGSAFTVYRGYPKEDVEDSLRIIRDCTLEDFSKLNTSSTSKDLRNCINLQEFIKTHGVSTHYSFQLMKCREEPCRYCMINPIRVDRDTLGDLSFLPCPVRDESGQHYLPFHAVYGKDVDETHRPSAQNSTDFDDSSVEMDRRNREILKAGKARDIIICGECSKPRVVYSGNKMSREQDAHLRRIKEAGTFTCGENFPEEFGFIIRKCLHCTTEVEVAYYSASMRAFVPSCCLYCGTQDENELLGDSDPYIENLMEQFSSVRPICKTCREKGLEAKTWGRKFVKKRKV